TGTGACACCTTCTGGCACAAAATTCATATCACGCCACTTTTCAGCCACTTCAGCAAAATCATTTTCAAACCCCCACTGACGCATAATTTTACCGCCGATATGCCCTGACAGTTTAACAATAGCGGTATTCAAAAAGGTCGGATTCGCGAATACCTCTTCATGTCGTTCAGCCTCAGTTAAAATTGGTAGCACACCAATATTATGCACCAAAGCGGCTAATGTCATAGTGTCCAAACTCAGATGACGCTGCTTAGTTTTGGTGTATACCTGCAATGCTGCCATCGCATATGAGACAACATCAATAGTATTGTCCCAAATTTTTATTATGTATTCTTTTACCAATTCATTCTTCGACACAAACAATTGTTCCATTGCCAATGCGGTAGAAATGTTCTTGATTTGACTCAAGCCTATTCGTGTGACGGCCTGAGAAACAGAGGTCACTTTTACTGTTCTGCCGAGATAAGCACTATTGGATATTTTGATAATTCGCGCACTTAAGGATGGGTCCTGCGCAATAATATCGCCCATTGCATGCAAGTTTACATTTGGATCATCAGCCGCCCGTCTGACCTTCAAGGCTATGGCGGGAAGGGTGGGCAAAACAATTGTATCGTTTTTAATTTTTTCGACCAAAATGGTTAATAGTGCGTTCTCAGTGGACATATTCCTACCTATTGTTTTCGGCGATGGCTGATTCAGCGGCAATCCAATCGCTCTTTATTCAACACTTTGAGTGTTCAAAATCTTCTATTATGATGTATCTTAACGGTTACCACGTCAATCACATGGCTTTTGGCTTATTGAAGTTGCTTATAATACTTTGCAACAAACCAAAATAGAATGCGACTTTAGGCTACGTAACGCAATTTAAATTTGCAATTCAATTATTTATGCAATTAACAAAAAAAACAAATAAGGATAAAAAATGTTTCGCAAAAAAACTCTTTCTGTAATTCTAGCAGCGGTGTTACTTTCTGCTTGCAGCCCCTCTGCAGAAACTGATCCGGCCCCGAAAGTAGAGCGAAAAACGTCCTCAGAATCCCAGCCTCCGACTCTGTTGAAAGACGCCGAACAACGGTTAGATATCTATTTTCCGGTCGCCCTTACCGCTGATCTTTCTGCATATTCTGCGGCTCAGAAAGAAATGCTAGGCTTGCTGATTGATGCATCAAAGATTATGGACGACTTATTTTGGGCGCAAGCCTATGGAGAAAACAAAAACGAGTTTTTAGCCTCCATTGCTGATCCGAAAGTCAGACAGTTCAGCGCTATCAATTATGGCCCTTGGGATAGGCTAAATGGAGACAAAGCCTTTTTAAGCGGCATTGCAGATAAGCCACTAGGCGCGCAATTTTATCCTGAGGATATGTCCAAGCAGGAATATGAAAAGAGCAAGCTCGCTAGTCATGACGGATTGTATTCAATGGTCTCTCGGGACATGGAGGGTAATCTAGTTGAGATCCCTTATTCAGAATACTTTGCTGAAGAGCTCGATCAAGTCGCCAAATTGCTGCTAAAGGCAGCGACCTTAGCTGAAAATAAAGCGTTCTCAAATTATCTAAGCATGCGTGCTCAGGCCCTAACCTCCGATAATTATCAACCATCAGATTTTGCCTGGATGGAAATGAAAGATAACCCAATTGAGCTGGTCATCGGTCCGATTGAAACCTATGAAGATCAGTTGTTTGGCTATCGCGCTGCTTTTGAGTCATACGTATTGTTAAAAGATCTCAGTTGGAGTGAAAAATTAGCGAAATACGCTGCCTTCTTGCCAGAGCTGCAACAAGGACTGCCAGTTCCTGCCCAGTATAAAGCTGAAATGCCCGGTAGCAATGCGGATCTCAATGCTTACGACGTGATTTATTATGCTGGACATTCAAATGCTGGCAGTAAAACCATTGCTATCAATCTCCCTAATGATGAAGAAGTTCAATTGCAAAAGGGCACTCGTAGACTACAGTTGAAAAATGCCATGCAAGCTAAGTTTGAGCATATTTTAATGCCAATTTCCGAGCTTCTTATGGTACCGGAACAGCGTAAGCACATTACCTTTAACGCATTTTTTGCTAACACGATGTTCCATGAAGTTGCCCATGGCTTAGGGATCAAGAACACCTTGGAAGGTTCAAGTACAGTGCGCGGGGCACTGAAGGAACATGCTTCGGCTTTAGAAGAAGGTAAAGCCGATATTTTAGGCCTCTATATGGTTGAACAGTTGCTGAGTAAAGGCGCCATTAGCGAGGGACAACTGGAAGATTATTATGTTACCTTTATGGCAGGGATATTTCGCTCAGTTAGATTTGGTGCCTCTAGTGCTCACGGTAAAGCGAACATGATAAGGTTTAACTTCTTCAAGCAAAATGGCGCTTTTAGTCGAAACGAAAGCGGCCTCTACAGTGTAAACATGGATAAAATGAGTGATGCTATAGCCGCACTTTCTCAGTTGATATTAACCTTGCAAGGCGACGGTGATTATGACGGCGTAGCCCAATTGGTCAAGCAACAAGGAGTAATTAGTACAACTTTAGCTGATGATTTACAACGTTTAGCCGATGCTAGCATCCCTGTAGACATTACCTTTGAACAAGGTAAAGAAGTACTGGGCTTATAAGGCGGTACGGCCTTGTATGCTTAGCATCAATCATACAAGGCCTGCTTATTACCACTTAATCATAACGCATACACCGACGAGAATGTAACATTAATACATCACTAGAATTGCAAAAAAAAGGTGAACGCGACGCCGCAGAACTACTCTACACCAATTGTTATTCTGGCTTGGTTATAAGCCTGCTTTCATCTTGTTTAATGGTCTTTGGTTTCAAAGACGCAAACATTTTTGAAATGAAGTTGTATTGGTGGATCGGGATGGCAGCTCTGCTTGTATTACGCTTTGCCGATGCGCTAGTGTGGCAGAAGACTAAACGTGGCACTATTTATGATGGGCAAAAGTATGTGCTTCGCTTTGCCTCGGGAACCATCTTAACCGCGTTGATGTGGTGCTTCTATTGTTTAATGGTGTTTCCGCATATTGAAACCATTGAACTGGCATTTAATATCATAATAGTAGCGGCTATGGCTGGCGGTGCGGCCACCATACTAGGTGCACACAAACCTACTGCGATTTTATATTCAGCAATTTTATTGGTCCCATTTTCACTAGCCCTATTAACGTCTGACGTACATCATCAGTATATTTTGGGACTGCTTGGTCTTGCCTTTTCAGCTGTGATGGTTATTACCGCCAAAAAGTCCGGCGAGTTTAATCAAGTGGCCATTCGGCTTAAAAATGAAAATGCGATTTTGGTTGAGCATATGGAAGAAGAGGTTGAGGAGCGGACCAATCAAATTTATCAACTTTCCAATATTGATCCGCTCACTGGCCTTTTCAACCGCACAGCTTTTCTATCTCAACTTGATAAGCACATAGAATATGACAAGAAAAGTGGCGGGACCTTTGCGTTATTATTTATCGATTTAGATGGCTTTAAAAAGATCAATGACAGCATTGGCCATGAAGCCGGCGACAGAGTGCTACAACAGACGGCTCAGCGCCTAAAGAATAGTTGTCCAGACGAGCAATTGCTATGTCGCTGGGGGGGAGACGAATTTCTAGTCGGACTAGATCAAGCAGATGCTAACAGCGCGTTGGAATTAGCTCAACAACTAATTGCTAAAATATCCAATCCCTATGTGTTTGAAAGCAATCGTTTAAACCTAGGCGCGACAGTCGGCATCGCAATGTATCCAGAGCACACTGTCAGTGGCATAAAACTCATACAGTTAGCTGACACTGCCATGTATTTCCAGAAAAAGAATTCTCCTTGTACTGCAGGCTTATTTTCAGAGCGGCTAGGAAAGCAATTAGCCAGAGAACAACGTCTCAAAGATGCCCTTAGTGAAGCCATTGAAGAAGATCAGTTGAGAATAGTCTATCAACCTATAATTGACGCCAAAACCCATACTACAGTCGCATTTGAAGCGCTGTTGAGATGGAACCTAAATAATGAGAATATCCCGCCTGACGAGTTCATCACTATAGCAGAGCAATACGGTTTAATTCGTAAAATAGGAAATTGGGTGTTACAACAGGCCTGTAGTACAGCGGTATCTTGGCAACAGCATGCAACTATTGCGGTAAGCGTTAATGTCAGTGTGATTCAATTGCAGGACAATGAATTCATCGATTTCGTAGATTCGGTATTAGCTCAAACTGAGCTGGCTCCAGAGTGCCTGCACATAGAAATCACAGAATCGGTTTTCGCCGCTGACAAGGAAGCCTTGTTGGAGAAAATCACCGCTTTGAAACAGCGAAATATTCATATATCCATTGATGATTTTGGTACCGAATATTCTTCGTTATCGGTTATCCAAGAATTATCAGCCGATATCGTCAAAATTGATCGGGCCTTTGTTCACAGCCTCGATACCAATGGCTTACCCATTGTGAAAGCCGTGCTCAACATAGCCGAAGCTTTTGGTTATGAAGTGATAGCCGAGGGAGTGGAGACCGTTCAACAAGCGAACATTTTACGCGATTTAGGGGTTGATTATTTACAGGGGTTTTATTTTTGCAAACCATTAGAATTACGCGCATTAAGCAATTTCGTCAAATCTAAGCCCCTGCCATTCACCAAGCCCCAAAAATCAGCATCCTAATCTAATATTACGGGAGCTGCTGCTTCATGGTATTTTGATATGGCGGCCACCCCATAGGTTTACCGGCCAAAACGTGCAAATGAATATGATAAACGGTCTGGCCGCCATCTGGATTACAATTCATCACAGTCCGATAACCGCTTTCAGCTACACCCAATTGCTTTGCGATACTCGCAGCCGCTAAATAAAGCTGTCCTATCAAGGCCGCATCTTCGGGTTCAATATCGTTAATTGTGGCGATTTGTTTTTTGGGAATAACTAGAAAATGAGTGGGTGCCTGAGGATTGATATCCTTAAACGCCAGCACTTGATCATCTTCAAATATAATCTCCGCAGGGATTTCGCGATTAATAATTTTGTCGAATATTGTCTCAGCCATGTTATTGCTTCCTACTCTACATTTTTCGGTTGAACACTAAGTTTCTCAATTTGCTTAGCGGATCAGATAAACACAAATCCGAGTAACACTGCACCTAAAATTAGACGATAAATTACAAAAGGTAACATGCCTATTTTGGAGATCCAGGACAAGAATAAATAAATACAAGCATAGGCACTAACAAAGGATAATACCGTCCCGTAAAACAACGCTTGCCAATCCACCGCTGCGTCTTGCTTAACCAAATCAAGTGTAGCAAGCAAACCTGCCCCAAGGATCACAGGAATCGATAGCAGAAACGAAAATCTTGCACTGCTCTGACGGTCCAAGCCTAGCATTAGCGCCGCCGTCATAGTAATACCAGAGCGTGAGGTACCAGGAATCAACGCCAAAGCCTGGGCAAGCCCTATTATTAACGCGCTTTTCCAATTTAACTGATAGATGTTTTTATGTAATTTTCCTGTCACGTCCGCATACCACAATACAAGACCAAAAATGATAGTGGTAATAGCTATAACCAGTGCTTCACGGGCATAATGTTCGATGAAGTCCTTGGCCAAGAAACCGACCACCACGGCTGGGATAGTGGCTAGGATCACCCACCAAGCTAATTTACTATCGTCACTTTGCTTACGGCTAAAGCCGGTTTGTAGCCACGCTAATAACATCCGTGATATATCTTCTCGAAAGTAAATCATCACCGCTAACAAGCTCCCAACGTGAACAGCCACATCGAAGGCTAAACCTTGCTCCGTCCAACCGAGCAACTCCGATGGCAAAATTAAGTGCGCAGAACTTGAAATCGGTAGAAATTCAGTAATGCCTTGGATAATTGCTAAAACAATAATTTCAAACAGTGTCATGACTCTGTGGGGCTCCAATTAAAATCGATCTTCCATAGTTTTTGTTGGGATTGGTCGTAGGCTTGCCACAATGAACCAATTGTTTTCCCGGCAGTGGGATGGGTAAAATCGGCAGCAATCTCGCTTAAGGGTAGTAACACAAATGCATTATATTCAATCTCGCCTCTTGGCACTATAACCTGATCATTAGTCACTAGGTCATCATACAAGAGCAAGTCTAAATCTAAGGTTCGAGGAGCAAACTTTTTCTCGCCCCGTAGCCGACCATTGCGATCTTCGATTTTTTTTAACTGCTGGCATACTTGCGAAATAGACATTTCTGTTTGCGCACCCACTACAAGATTATAAAAGTGACTACCACTAAAGCCTACCGCCTCACTTTCGTAAACACTGGATAATGAAAGTGCGCCAAATGCCTGATATAAACCTTGCAAGCCAGCCCGAGTATATTTATCACGTTCGACGTTACTACCAACGCTAATATAGATTTGATGTCGCATCTAACTAGTGCGCAGTTCGATTAAGTTCAACGGTTACCGCAGTTGCGTTAGCCAATATTTTGGGTTTAGTGACTGACAATCGAATTTTGTAAACGCCGTTATAAGTAAATAAGTGGTTAATAATATGACCTGCTAGTGATTCTAACAATTCAAAACTGCTGTTGTTTGCAAGCTCTTCAATCGCCAGTGCTAATGCAGCATAGTCTAGAGTATCCGCCACTTTGTCACTCAGTGCGGCTTTAGACAGATCCATGCCTATTTCCACATCAATCAACAAAGATTGTTTAGTTTTGCGTTCCCATTCGTAAACGCCAATAAGTGACTTGACCTGCAAGCCTTGTATGATAATTTTGTCCATGACAGATCCGCGCAGTTATTTAAGTAAAAGACTATTAAGTGACAGCACATCTAACTACAATGCCCCTCACCCCACAAGATTCGATTGGGTGGCAGTTTAACTGTTTAAGAAGGCCAAGTACATGACAGCACTGACAATATTGATGCTTGCATCAGCTTACCTGGCAGGCTCAGTCTCAAGCGCTATAGTAGTCAGTAAAATTTTTTATTTACCTAATCCCAGAACACATGGTTCAGGTAACCCCGGTACTACTAATGTTTTACGATTAGGGGGAAGGCTGCCTGCAGTATTAGTGTTACTTTTTGATGTACTCAAGGGAACTGTGCCAGTTTGGCTGAGTTACTATTTGGGATTCACACCAATCATGTTGGGCTGTGTAGCTATCATGGCGTGTTTGGGTCACATCTTCCCACTTTTTTTTAGTTTTAAAGGTGGCAAAGCGGTGGCTACCGCTTTTGGCGCCATGTTGCCGATTGGAGTGGAGTTGGCTGGTGCGTTGATAGCCTGTTGGGCATTGATTGTCTTCGCTACAGGATATTCATCATTAGCCGCCATAGTCGCGGTCGCGCTATCACCGCTTCTGACCTACTTTATTAAACCCGAATACACAGTGCCGGTGTCCATGCTTGCCTTGTTGATAGTAGCACGACACAAAGACAATATAGTCCGCCTTTTTCAGGGGCTTGAAAGTAAAATATGGGAAAAAGGCCGGGCAACGGGACTGCATAAAAAATGAGCAGCCAGTCAACTATTATAATTTAAATAGCCGGCAAACTATCTAGTGGCCAGCGGGGCTTAGCTTTACTCTCTAAAGGTTCAGTCTGTCCTGCTTTTAGTCGTTGCAAGCCGGCATAGGCAATCATAGCGCCATTGTCAGTACAAAACTCTAAGCGGGGATAGTAGACTTTCCCATTGATTTTACTCATCATGTCTTCTAGTTGACTACGTAGCTGTGTGTTAGCACTCACTCCACCTGCAACTACTAATCTTTTTAAGCCTGTATATTTTAAAGCCCGACGACATTTAATCGCTAAAGTATCTACAACGGCCTCTTGAAACGCACAGGCAATATTCGCTCGAGTTTGCTCATCCTCTGGTTCTTTACGTATGGTATTGGATGCTGCAGTTTTAAGACCACTAAAACTAAAATTTAAACCAGGCTTGTCTGTCATTGGACGAGGGAAAGTATAGGTTCCGGATATACCTTTTTCAGCTAATTTGGCCAGTAAGGGACCACCAGGATATTCTAGGCCCATCATTTTAGCTGTTTTATCGAATGCTTCACCAGCAGCGTCATCCACTGACTCACCCAACACTTCATATTGGCCTATACCGGATACTTTCACCATCATGGTATGTCCGCCTGAAACTAATAAGGCGATAAACGGAAATTCAGGTTTTGGATCATCTAACATCGGCGCGAGCAGATGACCTTCCATATGATGCACACCTATCGCAGGGACGTTCCAAGCAAAGGCTAAGCTGCGTCCCACAGATGCACCTACTAAGAGCGCGCCAACTAAACCTGGGCCCTTTGTATAGGCAATGCCATCAATATCCTCGGCTTTACAATTCGCTTCAACCAGCGCGGCTTTAATTAATGGGACTATTTTACGAACATGATCTCGAGAGGCCAATTCGGGTACCACACCTCCGTAGTCGGCGTGCAATTTTACTTGGCTGTATAGTTGGTGTGATAACAAGCCCAAATCGTCATCAATGATGGCGATGCCAGTTTCATCACAAGAGGTTTCAATTCCTAGAATTCGCATAGTACCAATTAAAAAAGTCTTAAATTAGACCGGAAGTTTACCTATCTCATCGCAAGTATGCTACTTTTGTCGCTTCTGAAGCGCCCGAATCAACGGTTATTGACCACTGAATCGGTCTTTTTATTAAATAATCCTGAATCTTCACTTTACATTGTTTGCGGAAATGATTAAAATTCCGCACCATTTTTGACCGCACTGGCTAATTTAAGAGCTGGTAAACAAGATTAAATATTTGAGGTGAGAGTTTAATGCCAATCGTTAAAGTAAGAGAGAACGAACCATTTGACGTAGCGCTGCGTCGTTTTAAGCGTTCATGTGAAAAAGCAGGTGTTCTTTCAGAAGTTCGTCGTCGCGAATTTTTTGAAAAGCCAACTTGGGAACGTAAACGTAAGAAAGCAGCTGCTAAAAAGCGTCATTTGAAAAAGTTAGCTCGCGAAAACGCACGTCGTATCAAGTTATACTAATTCTCGCTTGATTTGCTTGATAGCCTTAGGTTATCAAGCAATGGCCCGTCTAAGTTTGCATATATATTTCTGAGTTTCTGATGACCCTCAAAGATCAATTGACCAGCGCAATGAAAGAATCAATGCGTGCTAAAGACAAGTTACGTCTGGGCACGATAAGAATGGCTCTTGCTGCTGTAAAACAACGGGAAATAGACGAGCGAATCGAGTTGACTGATGCCGATGTCATTGCGCTCATCACTAAGATGGTGAAACAACGCAATGACGCTGCAAGTCAGTATGAGCAAGCTAATCGTCAAGATCTCGCTGATACCGAAAACGCAGAAATAGTAATTTTGCAGACTTTTTTGCCTCAACCGTTAACTGAAGAAGAGCTTAATGATCTCATTCAGCAGGCGATGCTTGAAACTCAAGCAGCAAGTATGCAAGACATGGGTAAAGTCATGGCTTGGTTAAAACCTAAGGTTCAAGGCAGAGCAGACATGGGTAAACTAAGCGGTCAAATAAAAGCCAACTTAGCCCCTTGATTGACGTCAAAAAGCATTAGAAAATCGAGCCGCGATTTGCAAAAATTGCGGCTTGTTTGTTTCTGGTGCTAGCGATAAAGTACCTAATGCACCTCCCAAAACCTAATTAGAGTTTGACTAATATTCATGGCTGGACGTATACCAAAAGATTTCATTGATGATCTCATCGCTCGCACTGACATAGTCGAGTTGGTAGACAGCCGTGTTAAACTCAAAAAAGCAGGCCGCAATTATCAGGCATGCTGCCCATTTCACAATGAAAAAAGCCCATCCTTCACCGTTAGTCAAGATAAACAGTTTTACCATTGTTTTGGTTGCGGTGCCCACGGCAATGCTATTTCGTTTGTGATTGAATACGACCGTTTGGAGTTTCCTGAAGCGGTAGAGGAACTAGCTCGCTTTCATGGCTTAGAAGTGCCTCGGGAACAAGGAACCAAGCCAGGCCCTACGCCACAGCAGAAAGCCCAAATCGCTGATGATTATGAACTCATGGAACAAGCCAGCCGCTTTTTTCAACATCAGCTAAAGCATCATCCACAAAAAACAAAGGCCGTGGACTATCTCAAACAACGTGGTTTGAGTGGTGAAGTAGTCAAGGCTTTTGGGATTGGTTACGCCCCACCGGAGTGGGATGGTATCTATAAGGCCTTCGGGACAACACCGGAGAAGCAGCAACAGTTACTTGATCTGAAATTAATTACTGAGAATGACAATCGCCGCCGTTACGACTTTTTTCGTGATCGCATCATGTTTCCTATTCGCGACAAACGCGGCAGAGTCATAGGTTTCGGTGGACGAGTCTTGGAGGAAGGAGGCCCTAAATATCTCAACTCTCCTGAAACTCGAATTTTCCATAAAGGCCATGAATTGTATGGCTTTTTCCAAGCTAAACAAGCCAACCGAAAACTTGAACGTTTAATGATTGTTGAAGGCTATATGGACGTAGTCGCACTAGCCCAGTTTGATATTGATTATGCGGTAGCCTCTTTGGGTACGGCCACTACACCAGAACACATTCAGATGCTATTTCGTGCCGCACCTGAGATTATTTGCTGTTATGACGGTGACCGTGCAGGTCGTGAAGCCGCATGGCGGGCGCTAGAAAATGCCCTCCCCCATCTTAAAGACAGCGTACAATTAAAATTTTTATTTTTACCTGACGGTGAAGATCCCGATACCTTAGTCAGAAAAGCTGGAAAGCAAGAATTTGAGCGCCTACTAAGTGAAGAGTCTGTGCCTCTATCACAATTCTTTTTTGAAAATTTAATACAGCAGCATAATGTCGGTAGCAGCGAAGGAAAAGCAGCATTGACCCAAGCTGCGCAAGGATATATACGCCAAATAAATGCGGAAAACTTAGTCGTATTACTTGAAGAAGAATTACGTAAAAAAGTTAAAGGTAACAGTTATAAAGCTGATATTTTACAGGATTTAAAACACGCCAATGAGCGCGGTAAATCGCCGAAACTTGATTATAAAACACCTGCGACCACCAGTGTTTCACCTGTTAGGAAGCTACTTCGATTGCTGCTGTTGCATCCAAATTTGGCCTCACAACATGCGGAAATACAACCCCAAGCCCTAAATCCAGAATTTATTAAAGGCTTACCAGTATTAATTAAGATGCAATCTTTTTGTGTGGCCAACCCACAAAGCAATACTGGTCATGTACTGGAACATTTTCGCGGTGACCCTGAAGCACGCTTTTTGAATCAACTTTTACAAGTCGATCATGATGCCGATGATAAACGTCCTGAAAAGCAATATATTGATAGTTTCAATCGTTTAATTGAGCAACAACTCAAAGCTAGATATCAACAACTTACCGCGATTGGCAGTGCTATGACTGCTGAAGAAAAGCAAGAATTTAAGCTACTGACGCAAACGAAAGCGACTTACAGTGCTGAATAAAAAACATTCAATTGACACTTGAATCCAAACTAATCACCCACACCTAGTAGAAACAAACGAAATAAGCATACTAAATACCGACTAAATCGTTCGAATTACTGGCCTGAAGCGTATATTTTCTGCTATACTGGCTAATTCGCAAACGCCTCGGTGCACGCAGATTTATCCGGTGTTGAGCTCTTTAGAGTTTGGCTTTCAGATAAACTTTTTAACTGATTTTGAGAAACGTAGGTTATATGGCGCAAAGCAAGCAGTCTCAGATAAAACTCCTTATCGTAAAAGGGAAAGAGCAAGGTTACTTAACTTTTGCTGAAGTAAACGATCATCTCCCGCAGGACATTGTCGATTCGGATCAAATCGAAGATATTATTCGCATGATCAACGACATGGGGATTCAAGTATTTGAATCTGCACCTGACGCAGATGAATTGTTAATGCAAGAAACTACTGCTGATGAGGAAGTCGCGGAAGCTGCGGCTCAAGCACTAGCCACGGTTGAAAGCGAAATCGGTCGCACCACTGACCCTGTGCGCATGTATATGCGTGAGATGGGCACGGTTGAGCTATTAACTCGTGAAGGTGAAATTGAAATCGCTAAGCGTATTGAAGATGGTATTAACCAGGTTCAATGCTCCGTTGCAGAATACCCAGAAGCCATTACATATTTACTCGACCAATGGGATTTATTTGAAGCCGAAGAGATTCGCTTGAGTGATATCATCATCGGTTTTGTTGATCCTAATGAAACAGACGTCGCTCCAACGGCAACCCATGTTGGATCTGAGCTATCTGAAGAAGAGCTTGATGATGAAGATGGCGACGAAGACGATGAGGACGAGGAAGAAGAAGATACGGGTCCTGATCCTGAACTCGCCCGTGAAAAGTTCAATGCTTTAAGAGAACAGTACAACAAAGCGCGCGATGTTATCGCAGCTAAAGGTCGTTCTCATAAAGACGCTAGAAAGCAAATTAACGAACTAAGCGAAGTATTCAAA
Above is a window of Aliiglaciecola sp. LCG003 DNA encoding:
- a CDS encoding GatB/YqeY domain-containing protein, whose product is MTLKDQLTSAMKESMRAKDKLRLGTIRMALAAVKQREIDERIELTDADVIALITKMVKQRNDAASQYEQANRQDLADTENAEIVILQTFLPQPLTEEELNDLIQQAMLETQAASMQDMGKVMAWLKPKVQGRADMGKLSGQIKANLAP
- the dnaG gene encoding DNA primase, yielding MAGRIPKDFIDDLIARTDIVELVDSRVKLKKAGRNYQACCPFHNEKSPSFTVSQDKQFYHCFGCGAHGNAISFVIEYDRLEFPEAVEELARFHGLEVPREQGTKPGPTPQQKAQIADDYELMEQASRFFQHQLKHHPQKTKAVDYLKQRGLSGEVVKAFGIGYAPPEWDGIYKAFGTTPEKQQQLLDLKLITENDNRRRYDFFRDRIMFPIRDKRGRVIGFGGRVLEEGGPKYLNSPETRIFHKGHELYGFFQAKQANRKLERLMIVEGYMDVVALAQFDIDYAVASLGTATTPEHIQMLFRAAPEIICCYDGDRAGREAAWRALENALPHLKDSVQLKFLFLPDGEDPDTLVRKAGKQEFERLLSEESVPLSQFFFENLIQQHNVGSSEGKAALTQAAQGYIRQINAENLVVLLEEELRKKVKGNSYKADILQDLKHANERGKSPKLDYKTPATTSVSPVRKLLRLLLLHPNLASQHAEIQPQALNPEFIKGLPVLIKMQSFCVANPQSNTGHVLEHFRGDPEARFLNQLLQVDHDADDKRPEKQYIDSFNRLIEQQLKARYQQLTAIGSAMTAEEKQEFKLLTQTKATYSAE